The segment CAGATCTCAACCTTCCATGGCTCTCAATCTCCGCCAAAAACAAACTggtaactctctctctctctctttataatTCCGAACGATCTCAGTTTCTGCAACGATTCGTTTCTATGTCACTCGATCTCGTTATTTCGAATATCGTTAATGTTGGATTAGTTTCGGCGATCATTAGTTACTCGATCTCTTGATACGATCTGTGTTTTTTTTACAGAATGTATAATCCGGATGCTGAATCTGAACCAACCACTGAAACAAAGCGGCACCACAGCGAACGAGGAAGTCTACAAGATCCTGATCTACGACAAGTACTGCCAAAACATCCTCTCCCCTCTCATCCACGTCAAGGATCTCCGCAAACACGGAGTCACCCTCTACTTCCTCATCGACAAGGACCGCAAAACCGTCCGCGACGTCCCCGCCGTCTACTTCGTCCAGCCCACTCAATCCAACATCCACAGGATCATCTCCGACGCCTCCGAGTCTCTCTACGACACCTTCCACCTCAACTTCTCCTCCTCCATCCCTCGCCCGCTCCTCGAACACCTCGCCTCGGGCACTCTCAAGTCCGGCTCCGTCGAGAGAGTCTCCAAAGTGTACGATCAGTATCTTGAGTTCGTGACTTTGGAGGATAACTTGTTCTCCTTAGCGCAGCAGAGTACGTATGTTCAGTTGAATGATCCGAAGGCTGTGGAGAAGGATATCGAAGGGATTATCGAGAGGGTTGTTAATGGTTTGTTCTCTGTGTTGGTGACGCTTGGGGTTGTGCCTGTTATTAGGTGTCCTGGTGGTGGTGGACCTGCGGAGATGGTGGCGACTTTGTTGGATACGAAGCTGAGGGATCATCTTTTGTCTAAGAACAATATGTTTAGCGAAGGAGGTGGTTTCATGAGCTCGTTCCAGCGTCCTCTCTTGTGTATTTTCGATAGGAACTTTGAGCTGTCGGTTGGGATTCAGCATGATTTTAGGTACAGGCCTCTTGTGCATGATGTTCTTGGGTTGAAGCTCAACAGGTTGAACGTGCAGGGGGAGAAAGGAGGGATGAAGTCGTTTGAGCTGGATAGTTCGGACCCGTTCTGGTCTGCTAACAGCTCTCTGGAGTTTCCGGAAGTCGCTGTGGAGATCGAGACTCAGTTGAATAAGtacaagagagacgttgaggagGTTAACAAGAGAACCGGAGGTGGGAGTGGTGCTGAGTTTGATGGGACGGATTTGATTGGGAACACTAAACATCTCATGAACGCTGTGAACTCTCTCCCGGAGTTAACCGAGAGGAAGCAGGTGATTGATAAGCACACCAACATCGCTACCGCGCTCTTAGGACAGATCAAG is part of the Raphanus sativus cultivar WK10039 chromosome 5, ASM80110v3, whole genome shotgun sequence genome and harbors:
- the LOC108862931 gene encoding SEC1 family transport protein SLY1, encoding MALNLRQKQTECIIRMLNLNQPLKQSGTTANEEVYKILIYDKYCQNILSPLIHVKDLRKHGVTLYFLIDKDRKTVRDVPAVYFVQPTQSNIHRIISDASESLYDTFHLNFSSSIPRPLLEHLASGTLKSGSVERVSKVYDQYLEFVTLEDNLFSLAQQSTYVQLNDPKAVEKDIEGIIERVVNGLFSVLVTLGVVPVIRCPGGGGPAEMVATLLDTKLRDHLLSKNNMFSEGGGFMSSFQRPLLCIFDRNFELSVGIQHDFRYRPLVHDVLGLKLNRLNVQGEKGGMKSFELDSSDPFWSANSSLEFPEVAVEIETQLNKYKRDVEEVNKRTGGGSGAEFDGTDLIGNTKHLMNAVNSLPELTERKQVIDKHTNIATALLGQIKERSIDAFTKKESDMMVRGGIDRAELMAALKGKGTKMDKLRFAIMYLISTETINQSEVESVEAALNEAGADTSAFQYVKKIKSLNVSLAASANSASRSNIVDWAEKLYGQSISAVTAGVKNLLSSDQQLAVTRTVEALTEGKPNPEFDSYLLLDPRAPKPGSGGGSHVKGPFREAMVFMIGGGNYVEYGSLQELTQRQLTVKNVIYGATEILTGSELVEQLGLLGKKMGLGGPVASSSSSGH